A genomic stretch from Thermincola ferriacetica includes:
- the tnpA gene encoding IS200/IS605 family transposase: MKYQLDKGCHSVYSLRSHYVCCVKYRKKVLTKEISSRLKEINFSVAEKFGVQIIEQETDLDHIHILFASRPQVQLSKFVNSLKSVSARLLFREFPGLKKELWGGHFWSPSYFLATVGEVKLEDVKRYVQSQGNA; the protein is encoded by the coding sequence ATGAAGTACCAATTAGATAAGGGATGTCATTCTGTATACTCTCTTCGGTCCCACTATGTGTGCTGTGTAAAGTACCGGAAAAAGGTACTGACCAAAGAGATTTCCTCGCGCCTGAAAGAAATAAACTTCAGCGTTGCAGAAAAATTCGGAGTACAGATCATCGAGCAGGAGACCGATCTGGACCACATTCACATCCTTTTTGCTTCCAGACCCCAGGTACAGCTCTCAAAGTTTGTGAATTCCCTCAAGTCGGTCTCTGCACGCCTGCTCTTCAGAGAATTCCCTGGACTGAAGAAGGAGTTGTGGGGCGGCCATTTCTGGTCGCCGAGCTATTTTCTTGCCACCGTGGGGGAGGTGAAGCTGGAAGATGTCAAAAGGTACGTCCAGTCCCAAGGCAATGCGTAA
- a CDS encoding RNA-guided endonuclease InsQ/TnpB family protein: MSKGTSSPKAMRNYRFRIYPSREQEQKLLDWIETCRKIFNTAIAQRKESWEKEKRSLSRREQQVWLKEAKKENEYFRQVHSQVAQEVLFRVERAFAAFFRRVKNGETPGYPRFKGRGRYKSLTFTQFGEGKGASFQDGKLKLSKIGLVKIKLHRQIPSTVKTVIIKRDAVGRWWAVFAVEIELSQQQTHAGPAIGLDAGLEKFAALSDDSVIENPRHLRKTEERLKRAQRELSRKEKGSRNRERARRKLAKLHAKVRSQRMDFLHKQSRKLVNTYSLIAVEELNIKGMVKNHHLAKSISDAGWGEFISMLEYKAGEAGTKLVKVNPSGTSQECSRCGMTVPKELSERVHCCPYCGLTLDRDVNAARNILKRALALEAA; encoded by the coding sequence ATGTCAAAAGGTACGTCCAGTCCCAAGGCAATGCGTAATTACAGGTTTCGCATCTACCCTAGCAGAGAACAGGAACAAAAACTTCTTGACTGGATTGAGACCTGCCGCAAGATTTTCAACACAGCAATTGCTCAAAGGAAAGAATCATGGGAAAAAGAGAAGCGTTCTCTTTCCCGTAGAGAACAGCAGGTATGGCTGAAAGAGGCCAAGAAAGAAAACGAATATTTCCGACAGGTTCATTCACAGGTTGCCCAGGAGGTTCTTTTCAGGGTAGAGAGAGCTTTTGCCGCTTTCTTCCGTAGGGTCAAAAACGGAGAAACGCCGGGGTATCCCCGCTTCAAGGGCAGAGGGCGATATAAGTCGCTTACCTTCACCCAGTTTGGAGAAGGCAAAGGAGCTTCTTTTCAGGACGGCAAACTGAAACTGTCAAAAATCGGCCTGGTGAAGATAAAGCTGCACCGGCAGATACCCAGCACCGTCAAGACCGTGATCATCAAGCGGGATGCTGTTGGCAGGTGGTGGGCCGTTTTTGCCGTGGAAATAGAACTTTCCCAACAGCAAACACATGCCGGCCCTGCTATAGGTTTGGATGCTGGGCTGGAGAAATTTGCAGCCCTTTCAGACGACAGCGTTATCGAAAACCCCAGACACCTGAGAAAGACAGAAGAACGGCTCAAGCGAGCCCAGCGGGAACTCTCCCGCAAGGAGAAGGGTTCCCGCAACAGGGAGAGGGCCCGGCGGAAGCTGGCGAAGCTCCACGCCAAAGTCCGCAGCCAGCGGATGGACTTCCTGCACAAGCAGTCCCGTAAATTAGTAAACACCTACAGTCTGATTGCTGTAGAGGAGCTGAACATAAAGGGCATGGTAAAGAACCATCACCTGGCAAAAAGCATTTCTGATGCCGGCTGGGGTGAGTTCATTTCCATGCTTGAGTACAAAGCGGGAGAAGCTGGTACCAAGCTTGTCAAAGTGAACCCCTCCGGCACATCGCAGGAATGCAGCAGGTGTGGGATGACCGTACCTAAAGAATTATCGGAACGGGTACACTGCTGCCCTTACTGCGGCCTCACGCTTGACCGGGACGTGAACGCTGCCCGGAATATTCTGAAGAGAGCGTTGGCTTTGGAAGCGGCCTAA